In a single window of the Halobaculum lipolyticum genome:
- a CDS encoding GNAT family N-acetyltransferase yields MRHDTLHTTADGPAVEQCADSDAWDAFVERADGPPFALWGWGEAAGVYGHRCRRLAVVEDGDIVAGLPLVHVRSRLFGSKLVSPPFGERASIVSADDADGAAERALLERTRSLADDLGVDFVSLRGRALPDAPGFEARRRFVTFRIPVADEPSMREAMKDSRERQIRQAADDPDLVYEEGTDLDALRDYYDLYLRSVRGHGTPPHSFDFYRSVWERYRDAGRLHLGLVRRDGEAINGIINLACGSTATQWGVVTDYEHRDLNGGSYLVWQSLRWAAERGLDAYELGRTREGSGVYMFKRSFGGEKTWYDDRHYFPSGDGDLPDPEDDRYDRLKDVWRRVPVPVTRVVGPKLRQSVTL; encoded by the coding sequence ATGCGACACGACACACTCCACACGACCGCCGACGGACCCGCAGTCGAACAGTGCGCCGACTCCGACGCTTGGGACGCGTTCGTCGAACGCGCGGACGGTCCCCCGTTCGCCCTGTGGGGGTGGGGGGAGGCCGCCGGCGTGTACGGCCACCGCTGTCGCCGGCTCGCGGTCGTCGAGGACGGCGACATCGTCGCCGGACTCCCCCTCGTCCACGTCCGCAGCCGGCTGTTCGGGTCGAAACTCGTCTCGCCGCCGTTCGGCGAGCGGGCGTCGATCGTCTCGGCCGACGACGCCGACGGGGCGGCCGAGCGGGCGCTACTGGAGCGCACCCGCTCGCTGGCGGACGACCTCGGCGTCGACTTCGTCAGCCTCCGGGGCCGGGCGCTCCCCGACGCGCCGGGGTTCGAGGCGCGCCGCCGGTTCGTCACCTTCCGGATCCCGGTCGCCGACGAGCCGTCGATGCGCGAGGCGATGAAGGACAGCCGGGAGCGACAGATCCGACAGGCGGCCGACGACCCCGACCTCGTCTACGAGGAGGGCACCGATCTCGACGCGTTGCGCGACTACTACGACCTCTACTTGCGGTCGGTTCGGGGCCACGGGACGCCGCCCCACTCGTTCGACTTCTACCGGTCGGTGTGGGAGCGGTACCGCGACGCGGGGCGGCTCCACCTCGGACTCGTCCGCCGGGACGGCGAGGCGATCAACGGGATCATCAACCTCGCCTGCGGGTCGACGGCCACGCAGTGGGGCGTCGTCACCGACTACGAACACCGGGACCTGAACGGCGGCAGCTACCTGGTGTGGCAGTCGCTCCGGTGGGCGGCCGAGCGCGGCCTCGACGCGTACGAACTCGGCCGGACGCGCGAGGGGTCGGGCGTCTACATGTTCAAGCGCAGTTTCGGCGGCGAGAAGACCTGGTACGACGACCGCCACTACTTCCCGTCCGGCGACGGCGACCTCCCGGACCCGGAGGACGACCGCTACGACCGGCTCAAGGACGTGTGGCGCCGGGTTCCGGTCCCCGTGACGCGCGTGGTCGGGCCGAAACTGCGGCAGTCGGTGACGCTCTGA